The Streptomyces laurentii genome contains a region encoding:
- a CDS encoding electron transfer flavoprotein, beta subunit (Electron transfer flavoprotein domain; pfam01012;~Electron transfer flavoprotein, beta subunit [Streptomyces venezuelae ATCC10712];~Ligand binding site [chemical binding];~The electron transfer flavoprotein (ETF) serves as a specific electron acceptor for various mitochondrial dehydrogenases. ETF transfers electrons to the main respiratory chain via ETF-ubiquinone oxidoreductase. ETF is an heterodimer that consists of an...; cd01714;~identified by MetaGeneAnnotator; putative): MRIVVCVKYVPDATGDRKFADDLTVDREDVDGLLSELDEYAVEQALQIAEEADEAEVTVLTVGPEDAKDALRKALSMGADKAVHVEDDDLHGSDVMGTSLVLAKAIEETGYDIVIAGMASTDGTMGVLPAILAERLGVPQVTLLSEVKVEGGPNGTVTGRRDGDTASEQLQASLPAVVSVTDQSGEARYPSFKGIMAAKKKPVKSLDLDDLGIDADEVGLEAAWTKVDSADERPARTKGTIVTDEGEGGKRLAEFLASQKFI, from the coding sequence TTGAGGATCGTTGTCTGTGTGAAGTACGTGCCGGACGCCACTGGCGACCGGAAGTTCGCCGACGACCTGACGGTCGACCGTGAGGACGTCGACGGTCTCCTTTCGGAGCTCGACGAGTACGCGGTCGAGCAGGCGCTCCAGATCGCCGAGGAGGCGGACGAGGCCGAGGTCACCGTCCTCACGGTCGGTCCCGAGGACGCCAAGGACGCCCTGCGCAAGGCACTGTCCATGGGTGCCGACAAGGCCGTCCACGTCGAGGACGACGACCTGCACGGCAGCGACGTCATGGGCACCTCGCTGGTGCTCGCCAAGGCGATCGAGGAGACTGGCTACGACATCGTCATCGCCGGCATGGCCTCCACCGACGGCACCATGGGTGTCCTCCCGGCGATCCTGGCCGAGCGCCTGGGCGTCCCGCAGGTCACCCTGCTCTCCGAGGTCAAGGTCGAGGGCGGCCCCAACGGTACGGTCACCGGCCGCCGTGACGGCGACACCGCCTCCGAGCAGCTGCAGGCCTCGCTGCCGGCCGTCGTCTCCGTGACGGACCAGTCGGGCGAGGCCCGCTACCCGTCCTTCAAGGGCATCATGGCCGCCAAGAAGAAGCCGGTGAAGTCCCTGGACCTGGACGACCTCGGCATCGACGCCGACGAGGTCGGCCTGGAGGCCGCCTGGACCAAGGTCGACTCGGCCGACGAGCGCCCCGCGCGCACCAAGGGCACGATCGTCACGGACGAGGGCGAGGGCGGCAAGCGGCTCGCCGAGTTCCTCGCGAGCCAGAAGTTCATCTAG
- a CDS encoding flavin reductase domain protein FMN-binding protein (Flavin reductase domain protein FMN-binding protein [Streptomyces fulvissimus DSM40593];~Flavin reductase like domain; smart00903;~identified by MetaGeneAnnotator; putative), translated as MTVSSQLRTLPTAPEPRAAADDLPAPAGAGDVPGGPAAPWPGSPELLKAVFRRHAAGVAVVTAYGDGRPVGFTATSVNSVAAEPPLISFGAGTGSSSWPVLAEAEYIGVHILGEHQGELAATFARGGADRFAPPTRWHHGPEDVPVLDGVLAWLVCRVRAKIPAGDHRIVIAEAVAGDPAGAGRPLLYHRGRFNALRD; from the coding sequence ATGACGGTCTCGTCCCAGCTCCGTACGCTTCCGACGGCTCCCGAGCCCCGTGCCGCGGCCGACGACCTCCCCGCCCCGGCGGGCGCCGGTGACGTCCCCGGCGGCCCCGCCGCGCCGTGGCCGGGCTCGCCGGAGCTGCTGAAGGCGGTCTTCCGCCGGCACGCCGCCGGCGTCGCGGTCGTCACCGCGTACGGGGACGGCCGGCCCGTCGGCTTCACCGCCACCTCGGTCAACTCCGTAGCCGCCGAACCGCCGCTGATCTCCTTCGGTGCCGGTACGGGATCCTCCAGCTGGCCCGTCCTCGCCGAGGCCGAGTACATCGGCGTCCACATACTCGGCGAGCATCAGGGGGAGCTGGCCGCCACCTTCGCCCGCGGCGGCGCCGACCGGTTCGCCCCGCCCACCCGCTGGCACCACGGCCCCGAGGACGTCCCGGTCCTCGACGGCGTGCTCGCCTGGCTGGTGTGCCGGGTGCGGGCGAAGATCCCGGCCGGGGACCACCGGATCGTCATCGCCGAGGCCGTCGCCGGCGACCCCGCCGGCGCGGGCCGTCCGCTCCTGTACCACCGGGGGCGCTTCAACGCGCTGCGTGACTGA
- a CDS encoding hypothetical protein (identified by MetaGeneAnnotator; putative;~sequence version:1), which yields MELSFCGVAGRGVRGVEGASDSDTRTTRARRADRASRGLTGKKEFRQHAVSLTIATVRSQARTGIWEMRHRVTPPARARR from the coding sequence ATGGAGTTGTCCTTCTGCGGGGTGGCGGGCAGGGGGGTGCGGGGCGTCGAGGGTGCGTCAGACTCGGACACCCGGACCACACGCGCGCGCCGTGCGGACCGGGCCTCGCGGGGCCTGACCGGGAAGAAGGAGTTCCGGCAGCATGCCGTCAGCCTGACGATCGCCACCGTGCGCAGTCAAGCGCGCACCGGCATCTGGGAGATGCGTCACCGCGTCACACCGCCTGCCCGAGCGCGGCGATGA
- a CDS encoding thioredoxin (TRX family; composed of two groups: Group I, which includes proteins that exclusively encode a TRX domain; and Group II, which are composed of fusion proteins of TRX and additional domains. Group I TRX isa small ancient protein that alter the redox...; cd02947;~Thioredoxin-like; pfam13905;~catalytic residues [active];~identified by MetaGeneAnnotator; putative;~thioredoxin [Streptomyces venezuelae ATCC10712]), with translation MTGFLDAATLGAELGERATLVEFSTAFCQPCRATRRVLAEVAALVDGVAHVEIDAEERLELVRALGVVRTPTVLVLDRAGRIVRRASGQPRKADVIAALGQAV, from the coding sequence ATGACCGGGTTCCTGGACGCGGCGACGCTGGGCGCGGAGCTGGGGGAGCGGGCCACCCTGGTGGAGTTCTCCACGGCCTTCTGTCAGCCCTGTCGTGCCACCCGCCGCGTCCTCGCCGAAGTGGCCGCCCTGGTCGACGGCGTCGCGCACGTCGAGATCGACGCCGAGGAGCGCCTGGAGCTCGTCCGCGCGCTCGGCGTGGTCCGTACGCCCACGGTGCTGGTCCTCGACCGGGCCGGCCGGATCGTGCGCAGAGCCTCCGGACAGCCCCGTAAAGCCGACGTCATCGCCGCGCTCGGGCAGGCGGTGTGA
- a CDS encoding 1-acylglycerol-3-phosphate O-acyltransferase (1-acyl-sn-glycerol-3-phosphate acyltransferase [Lipidmetabolism]; COG0204;~1-acylglycerol-3-phosphate O-acyltransferase [Streptomyces cattleya NRRL 8057 = DSM46488];~Lysophospholipid Acyltransferases (LPLATs) of Glycerophospholipid Biosynthesis: AGPAT-like; cd07989;~identified by MetaGeneAnnotator; putative;~putative acyl-acceptor binding pocket) codes for MAELVYRPVIGAALTMFKALDLKIDTQGSHHIPRQGGAVLVSNHISYLDFIFTGLAALPQKRLVRFMAKESVFRHKVSGPLMRAMKHIPVDRAQGEHAYEHALKALRSGEIVGVFPEATISQSFTLKGFKSGAARLAQEAGVPLIPMALWGTQRVWTKGRPRNFKRDHIPVTIRVGEPVEAPADQYAGAITRRLRERVQELLEAAQRAYPVRPKDAADTWWMPAHLGGTAPTPEELKAAGK; via the coding sequence ATGGCAGAACTCGTCTATCGACCGGTCATCGGCGCCGCACTCACCATGTTCAAGGCGCTGGACCTGAAGATCGACACCCAGGGGTCGCACCACATCCCCCGCCAGGGCGGGGCCGTGCTGGTCAGCAACCACATCAGCTATCTGGACTTCATCTTCACCGGCCTGGCCGCACTGCCGCAGAAGCGCCTGGTGCGCTTCATGGCGAAGGAGTCGGTTTTCCGCCACAAGGTGTCGGGGCCCCTCATGCGCGCCATGAAGCACATCCCGGTGGACCGCGCGCAGGGCGAGCACGCCTACGAGCACGCGCTGAAGGCGCTGCGCTCGGGCGAGATCGTCGGCGTGTTCCCGGAGGCCACGATCTCCCAGTCGTTCACGCTCAAGGGCTTCAAGTCGGGCGCGGCGCGGCTGGCGCAGGAGGCCGGGGTGCCGCTGATCCCGATGGCGCTGTGGGGCACCCAGCGCGTCTGGACCAAGGGCCGGCCGCGCAACTTCAAGCGGGACCACATCCCGGTGACGATCCGGGTCGGCGAGCCGGTGGAGGCGCCGGCCGACCAGTACGCGGGCGCCATCACCCGGCGGCTGCGCGAGCGGGTCCAGGAGCTGCTCGAGGCGGCGCAGCGCGCGTATCCCGTACGCCCCAAGGACGCGGCGGACACCTGGTGGATGCCGGCGCACCTCGGCGGCACGGCCCCGACGCCGGAGGAGCTGAAGGCCGCCGGCAAGTAG
- a CDS encoding secreted cellulose binding protein (CBD_II domain; smart00637;~Chitin binding domain; pfam03067;~identified by MetaGeneAnnotator; putative;~secreted cellulose binding protein [Streptomyces hygroscopicus subsp. jinggangensis5008]), which produces MVRHTTSGAGTAGRVKAGLAKAGHVKTAVLAAAAMLVSALGLLFLGQGSAEAHGVAMTPGSRTYLCMKDAITDTGAVSPTNAACAAAIAQSGASSLYNWFAVLDSNAGGRGQGYVPDGTICSAGDRSPYDFRGYNLARSDWPRTHLASGSTIQMNYSNWAAHPGDFRVYITRQGWSPTAQLKWSDLEQVHTVTNPPQTGSPGTDGGHYYWNTPLPSGRSGDALLFVQWVRSDSNENFFSCSDIVFDGGHGEVTGIRGSGTTPPTNPPTTPPTTPPTTPPTTPPAGDGSCMAQYKIVGSWGGGFQGEVEVMNHGTSPLTGWRVGWTPGSGTTLTSVWNGTLGSGSNGAVTVSNAAYNGTVPANGSTTFGFTADSTGNNLPVGSVSCTVS; this is translated from the coding sequence ATGGTCAGACACACCACGTCCGGAGCCGGCACGGCCGGACGCGTCAAAGCCGGCCTCGCCAAGGCCGGGCATGTGAAAACGGCGGTGCTCGCCGCCGCGGCGATGCTGGTCTCGGCACTGGGCTTGCTCTTCCTCGGCCAGGGCTCCGCCGAGGCGCACGGCGTCGCGATGACACCGGGCTCCCGTACCTACCTCTGCATGAAGGACGCCATCACCGACACCGGCGCGGTCTCCCCGACCAACGCCGCCTGCGCGGCGGCCATCGCGCAGAGCGGCGCCTCGTCCCTCTACAACTGGTTCGCGGTGCTCGACTCCAACGCCGGCGGCCGGGGCCAGGGGTACGTCCCCGACGGCACGATCTGCAGCGCCGGCGACCGCTCCCCGTACGACTTCCGGGGCTACAACCTGGCCCGTTCCGACTGGCCCCGGACCCACCTGGCCTCGGGCTCCACGATCCAGATGAACTACAGCAACTGGGCCGCCCACCCGGGCGACTTCCGGGTGTACATCACCCGCCAGGGCTGGTCCCCGACCGCCCAACTAAAGTGGTCCGACCTGGAGCAGGTCCACACGGTCACCAACCCGCCGCAGACCGGCTCGCCCGGCACCGACGGCGGCCACTACTACTGGAACACCCCGCTGCCCTCCGGCCGGTCCGGTGACGCGCTGCTGTTCGTCCAGTGGGTGCGGTCGGACAGCAACGAGAACTTCTTCTCCTGCTCCGACATCGTCTTCGACGGCGGTCACGGCGAGGTGACCGGCATCCGTGGCAGCGGCACCACGCCGCCCACGAACCCGCCGACCACACCTCCCACCACCCCGCCCACCACACCCCCGACCACTCCCCCGGCCGGGGACGGCAGCTGCATGGCGCAGTACAAGATCGTCGGCTCCTGGGGCGGCGGTTTCCAGGGCGAGGTCGAGGTCATGAACCACGGCACCAGCCCCCTGACCGGCTGGCGCGTCGGCTGGACCCCGGGCAGCGGCACCACGCTCACCAGCGTCTGGAACGGCACCCTGGGCAGCGGCTCGAACGGCGCGGTCACCGTGTCCAACGCCGCCTACAACGGCACCGTCCCCGCGAACGGATCCACCACCTTCGGCTTCACGGCCGACTCGACCGGCAACAACCTCCCGGTCGGATCCGTGTCCTGCACCGTCTCCTAG
- a CDS encoding low-specificity L-threonine aldolase (Low-specificity L-threonine aldolase [Streptomyces venezuelae ATCC10712];~Low-specificity threonine aldolase (TA). This family belongs to pyridoxal phosphate (PLP)-dependent aspartateaminotransferase superfamily (fold I). TA catalyzes the conversion of L-threonine or L-allo-threonine to glycine and acetaldehyde in a...; cd06502;~Threonine aldolase [Aminoacid transport and metabolism]; COG2008;~catalytic residue [active];~identified by MetaGeneAnnotator; putative;~pyridoxal 5'-phosphate binding site [chemical binding];~tetramer interface [polypeptide binding]), translating into MTAALGPRTDARRHHDPSVRGFASDNYAGAHPEILAAIALANGGHQVSYGEDQYTEHLQRIMHSHFGPTAEAFPVFNGTGANVTALQALTDRWGAVICAESAHINVDEGGAPERMGGLKLLTVPTPDGKLTPELIDRQAWGWEDEHRAMPQVVSITQNTELGTVYTVEEIRAIVDHSHAKGMKVHLDGARIANAAASLDVPMRAFTNAVGVDVLSYGGTKNGMLFGEAVVVLNPDAVSHMKHLRKLSMQLASKMRFVSVQLEALLAKDLWLRNARHANAMARRLADGVQGVDGVEILYPVQANAVFARLPHEVSRRLQQRFRFYFWDEAAGDVRWMCSFDTTEDDVDAFLQALKEEMSR; encoded by the coding sequence GTGACCGCGGCCCTGGGCCCCAGGACCGACGCCCGTCGTCACCACGACCCGTCGGTCCGGGGCTTCGCCAGCGACAACTACGCCGGAGCGCATCCGGAGATCCTCGCGGCCATCGCGCTCGCCAACGGAGGCCACCAGGTCTCCTACGGCGAGGACCAGTACACCGAGCACCTCCAGCGGATCATGCACAGCCACTTCGGCCCCACGGCCGAAGCGTTCCCGGTCTTCAACGGGACCGGCGCGAACGTGACCGCCCTGCAGGCGCTCACCGACCGCTGGGGCGCGGTGATCTGCGCCGAGTCCGCGCACATCAACGTGGACGAGGGCGGTGCCCCGGAGCGGATGGGCGGCCTCAAGCTGCTCACCGTGCCCACCCCGGACGGCAAGCTCACCCCCGAGCTGATCGACCGGCAGGCCTGGGGCTGGGAGGACGAGCACCGGGCCATGCCCCAGGTCGTCTCGATCACCCAGAACACCGAGCTGGGCACCGTGTACACGGTCGAGGAGATCCGCGCCATCGTGGACCACTCCCACGCCAAGGGCATGAAGGTCCACCTCGACGGCGCCCGGATAGCCAACGCGGCGGCCTCGCTCGACGTCCCGATGCGGGCGTTCACCAACGCGGTGGGCGTCGACGTCCTGTCGTACGGCGGTACCAAGAACGGCATGCTCTTCGGCGAGGCCGTCGTCGTCCTCAACCCGGACGCCGTCAGCCACATGAAGCACCTGCGCAAGCTGTCCATGCAGCTCGCGTCGAAGATGCGCTTCGTGTCGGTGCAGCTGGAGGCGCTGCTCGCCAAGGACCTGTGGCTGCGCAACGCCCGCCACGCCAACGCGATGGCCCGGCGCCTCGCGGACGGCGTCCAGGGCGTGGACGGGGTGGAGATCCTCTACCCGGTGCAGGCCAACGCGGTCTTCGCGCGGCTGCCGCACGAGGTCAGCCGGCGGCTCCAGCAGCGCTTCCGCTTCTACTTCTGGGACGAGGCGGCCGGCGACGTGCGCTGGATGTGCTCCTTCGACACGACGGAGGACGACGTCGACGCGTTCCTCCAGGCGCTGAAGGAAGAGATGTCCCGCTAG
- a CDS encoding dehydrogenase (Rossmann-fold NAD(P)(+)-binding proteins; cl09931;~dehydrogenase [Streptomyces sp. Mg1];~identified by MetaGeneAnnotator; putative): MTDTAGTTAGAGPAPAPGATVPAQATEQEETTMIGNGNGGNLDGAVIAVAGAAGPAGRAALLRLAEAGATVVAADADPARLAEAVDAARYAHGGATVTGDTVDLLDLGATREWAEKTEKEFGRIDGLVHLVGGWRGSKTFTDTDLKDWDFLEKLLVRTVQHTSLAFHDALLRGDGRGRYVLISQSGAHKPVANNAAYNAGKAAAEAWTLAMADSFRKLGGDDGPQAAAAILVIKALVHDAMRAERPNAKFAGFTDVKDLAEAIAGLWDQPAQEVNGQRLWLTPKP, translated from the coding sequence GTGACCGACACGGCAGGTACGACGGCGGGGGCCGGTCCGGCCCCCGCCCCCGGGGCGACCGTGCCCGCACAGGCGACGGAGCAGGAGGAGACGACCATGATCGGCAACGGGAACGGCGGCAACCTGGACGGAGCCGTCATCGCGGTCGCGGGCGCGGCCGGGCCCGCGGGCCGGGCCGCCCTCCTGCGCCTGGCCGAGGCGGGCGCCACCGTCGTCGCGGCCGACGCCGACCCGGCGCGCCTGGCGGAGGCGGTCGACGCCGCCCGCTACGCGCACGGCGGCGCCACGGTCACCGGCGACACCGTAGACCTCCTCGACCTCGGCGCCACCCGCGAGTGGGCGGAGAAGACCGAGAAGGAGTTCGGCCGGATCGACGGCCTGGTCCACCTCGTGGGCGGCTGGCGCGGCAGCAAGACCTTCACCGACACCGACCTCAAGGACTGGGACTTCCTGGAGAAGCTCCTGGTCCGTACGGTCCAGCACACCTCGCTCGCCTTCCACGACGCGCTGCTGCGCGGCGACGGCCGCGGCCGGTACGTGCTGATCAGCCAGTCGGGCGCGCACAAGCCGGTGGCCAACAACGCCGCGTACAACGCCGGCAAGGCCGCCGCCGAGGCGTGGACCCTCGCCATGGCGGACTCCTTCCGCAAGCTGGGGGGCGACGACGGCCCGCAGGCGGCTGCTGCCATCCTGGTGATCAAGGCATTGGTGCACGACGCGATGCGCGCCGAGCGCCCGAATGCGAAGTTCGCGGGCTTCACGGACGTCAAGGACCTGGCCGAGGCCATCGCCGGACTCTGGGACCAGCCCGCACAGGAAGTGAATGGACAGCGCCTGTGGCTGACCCCCAAGCCGTGA
- a CDS encoding hypothetical protein (Hypothetical protein XNR_0093 [Streptomyces albus J1074];~identified by MetaGeneAnnotator; putative) gives MTEILVQDVTGGGISADARVIEHPAWPELKNAVEELRPWQSADGSIDFEAEGAPSRAYAGQTVERIVAAIERLSPLLPHDAAYHRALVADLRTWAEGGFEVPDFLDALLAFQPAAERLDGRQHLVVFPMYTQNGNPNRNLEAVVLRMVWPEWLSELEATRYDNPLFCGITFEDFTGGYDTHSAVLFPETVAVREAPASFTWGGIFCDREAARFRKVTEASVDILGIELPEDIAAMVQDQERCEKAFVLWDMVHDRTHSHGDLPFDPFMIKQRQPFWMYGLEELRCDLTAFKEAVKLDAEGNPHGRDMQYAVLFDRMFRFPVSGDRTRNYDGLGGQLLFAYLHKHDVVRWTDNKLKIDWDRAPEITNQLCGEIEKLYRDGIDRPKLVHWFKAYELVSTYLAPHPGSTWAKGPDALDLSLPPRKLVDDVLADEFPLSMFYEALAKKLKGVIASTEGIRRAGTTQADKAAA, from the coding sequence ATGACGGAAATTCTTGTGCAGGATGTGACCGGTGGGGGGATATCCGCCGACGCTCGTGTGATCGAGCACCCTGCCTGGCCCGAGCTCAAGAATGCCGTGGAGGAGCTCCGCCCCTGGCAGAGCGCGGACGGCTCCATCGACTTCGAGGCCGAGGGCGCGCCGTCCCGTGCGTACGCCGGGCAGACCGTGGAGCGCATCGTCGCCGCGATCGAGCGGCTCTCCCCGCTGCTCCCGCACGACGCCGCGTACCACCGCGCGCTCGTCGCCGACCTGCGTACGTGGGCCGAGGGCGGCTTCGAGGTGCCCGACTTCCTGGACGCGCTGCTCGCCTTCCAGCCGGCCGCCGAGCGCCTGGACGGCCGCCAGCACCTCGTCGTCTTCCCGATGTACACCCAGAACGGCAACCCGAACCGCAACCTCGAAGCGGTCGTGCTGCGCATGGTGTGGCCGGAGTGGCTCTCCGAGCTGGAGGCGACCCGCTACGACAACCCGCTGTTCTGCGGCATCACCTTCGAGGACTTCACCGGCGGCTACGACACGCACTCGGCGGTGCTCTTCCCCGAGACCGTCGCGGTCCGCGAGGCCCCCGCGAGCTTCACCTGGGGCGGCATCTTCTGCGACCGCGAGGCGGCCCGCTTCCGCAAGGTCACCGAGGCCTCCGTCGACATCCTCGGCATCGAGCTGCCCGAGGACATCGCCGCGATGGTCCAGGACCAGGAGCGCTGTGAGAAGGCGTTCGTCCTGTGGGACATGGTCCACGACCGCACCCACAGCCACGGCGACCTGCCGTTCGACCCCTTCATGATCAAGCAGCGCCAGCCGTTCTGGATGTACGGCCTGGAGGAGCTGCGCTGCGACCTCACCGCCTTCAAGGAGGCCGTGAAGCTCGACGCCGAGGGCAACCCGCACGGCCGTGACATGCAGTACGCGGTGCTGTTCGACCGGATGTTCCGCTTCCCGGTCTCCGGCGACCGCACCCGCAACTACGACGGTCTCGGCGGCCAGCTGCTCTTCGCGTACCTCCACAAGCACGACGTGGTGCGCTGGACCGACAACAAGCTGAAGATCGACTGGGATCGCGCTCCCGAGATCACCAACCAGCTGTGCGGCGAGATCGAGAAGCTGTACCGCGACGGCATCGACCGTCCGAAGCTCGTCCACTGGTTCAAGGCGTACGAGCTGGTCTCCACCTACCTCGCCCCGCACCCGGGCTCCACCTGGGCCAAGGGTCCCGACGCCCTCGACCTGTCGCTGCCGCCGCGCAAGCTCGTCGACGACGTGCTTGCGGACGAGTTTCCGCTCAGCATGTTTTATGAGGCCCTTGCCAAGAAGCTCAAGGGCGTGATCGCCTCGACCGAGGGCATTCGCCGTGCAGGGACCACGCAGGCCGACAAGGCCGCCGCGTGA
- a CDS encoding glycerophosphoryl diester phosphodiesterase (Catalytic domain of phosphoinositide-specific phospholipase C-like phosphodiesterases superfamily; cl14615;~Glycerophosphoryl diester phosphodiesterase [Energyproduction and conversion]; COG0584;~catalytic site [active];~glycerophosphoryl diester phosphodiesterase [Streptomyces cattleya NRRL 8057 = DSM46488];~identified by MetaGeneAnnotator; putative), producing MSLLTIGHRGVMGVAPENTLRSFVHAEKAGLDVIELDLHLSEDGALVVMHDATVDRTTDGTGPISGKTLAELRTLDAGDGERVPVFEEVLDAITAPIQAEIKDVHAARALASVLDERDLTRRVQVISFHDEALAEVRELVPGVRTALVADERQADVVERALVVGATALVLNIRRLTLDTVERAHAAGLWVGGWVVNTREELRLARALGLDGATTDRPEIRLTEHPAD from the coding sequence TTGAGTCTGCTCACCATCGGTCACCGCGGGGTCATGGGCGTGGCGCCCGAGAACACCCTGCGTTCCTTCGTCCACGCCGAGAAGGCGGGCCTGGACGTCATCGAGCTCGACCTCCATCTGAGCGAGGACGGCGCGCTCGTCGTCATGCACGACGCCACCGTCGACCGCACGACGGACGGCACCGGGCCGATCTCCGGCAAGACCCTCGCGGAGCTGCGCACGCTCGACGCGGGCGACGGCGAACGGGTACCCGTCTTCGAAGAGGTCCTGGACGCGATCACGGCGCCGATCCAGGCCGAGATCAAGGACGTCCACGCGGCCCGGGCCCTGGCGTCCGTGCTCGACGAGCGGGATCTGACCCGGCGGGTGCAGGTGATCTCGTTCCACGACGAGGCCCTGGCGGAGGTACGCGAGCTGGTGCCGGGCGTACGCACCGCGCTCGTCGCCGACGAGCGGCAGGCCGACGTGGTGGAGCGCGCCCTCGTGGTGGGTGCGACGGCGCTGGTGCTCAATATCCGCCGGCTCACCCTGGACACCGTCGAGCGGGCGCACGCGGCGGGCCTGTGGGTGGGTGGCTGGGTGGTCAACACCCGGGAGGAGCTGCGGCTCGCACGGGCTCTGGGGCTCGACGGGGCGACGACGGACCGGCCGGAGATCCGGCTGACGGAGCACCCGGCGGACTGA
- a CDS encoding acetyltransferase (N-Acyltransferase superfamily: Various enyzmes that characteristicly catalyzethe transfer of an acyl group to a substrate; cl00357;~acetyltransferase [Streptomyces pristinaespiralis ATCC25486];~identified by MetaGeneAnnotator; putative) encodes MDTAAPRHTAPLTYRDAVLDDVPALVPLVESAYRGDSSRTGWTSEADMLHGQRTDPEGVREVITAPGSRLMTVERDGELVACCQLEHRGDIAYFGMFAVRPQFQGEGLGRQIIEEAERRVRELWDVREMHMTVISVREELIAWYERRGYRRTGEMTPFPYGDERFGVPQRDDLAFELLVKDLV; translated from the coding sequence ATGGACACCGCCGCACCCCGGCACACCGCCCCGCTCACCTATCGTGACGCCGTCCTCGACGACGTCCCGGCCCTGGTACCGCTCGTCGAGTCCGCCTATCGAGGCGACTCCAGCCGGACCGGCTGGACCAGCGAGGCGGACATGCTCCACGGGCAGCGCACCGACCCGGAGGGCGTCCGGGAGGTCATCACAGCCCCCGGCAGCCGGCTGATGACGGTCGAGCGGGACGGCGAGCTCGTCGCCTGCTGCCAGCTGGAACACCGCGGCGACATCGCCTACTTCGGCATGTTCGCGGTCCGCCCGCAGTTCCAGGGCGAGGGTCTCGGCCGGCAGATCATCGAGGAGGCCGAGCGCCGCGTCCGCGAGCTGTGGGACGTGCGCGAGATGCACATGACGGTGATCTCCGTCCGCGAGGAGCTGATCGCCTGGTACGAGCGGCGCGGCTACCGACGTACGGGCGAGATGACCCCCTTCCCGTACGGCGACGAGCGCTTCGGCGTCCCCCAGCGCGACGACCTGGCGTTCGAGCTCCTGGTCAAGGACCTCGTCTGA